One window of the Triticum dicoccoides isolate Atlit2015 ecotype Zavitan chromosome 3B, WEW_v2.0, whole genome shotgun sequence genome contains the following:
- the LOC119282243 gene encoding putative glycine-rich cell wall structural protein 1 has product MVGTKLLALGFVVLLSIGLANAARVARYSSASGVGTGGGEGGGSQGGAGSGSGSGTGSGVSSSSGTHASGGGGGGGGGGSQYGGAGSGSGSGSGSGSSQYSQGSSYPYGGSYGGYTSAGGTGGGGGGGQANGYHGSSAYGSGSGTGSGSATANNNWYGQGSNAYAGGNGVGNGGGTNGGTGGGGGAGSGYGDAYP; this is encoded by the coding sequence ATGGTAGGCACAAAATTACTAGCTCTTGGTTTTGTTGTCCTGTTGAGCATTGGATTGGCCAATGCTGCAAGGGTGGCTAGGTACTCCAGTGCCTCTGGAGTAGGAACGGGAGGAGGAGAGGGTGGGGGGTCTCAGGGTGGTGCTGGCTCCGGTTCTGGGAGTGGAACTGGGTCAGGCGTGAGCTCTAGTAGTGGTACACATGCaagtggtggaggaggaggcggaggtggcggTGGTAGCCAATATGGTGGAGCTGGATCTGGTAGCGGGAGTGGCTCGGGCTCTGGTTCTAGTCAATATAGTCAAGGATCTTCCTATCCTTATGGTGGTAGCTATGGTGGATATACTAGTGCTGGTGGTaccggtggcggcggtggtggagggcAAGCTAATGGTTATCATGGATCTAGTGCATATGGGTCTGGTAGTGGCACTGGTTCTGGCTCAGCTACTGCTAATAACAATTGGTATGGACAAGGTAGTAATGCATATGCTGGTGGAAACGGTGTTGGCAATGGCGGTGGAACAAATGGTGGAACTGGTGGAGGCGGAGGTGCTGGATCTGGGTATGGCGATGCCTATCCCTAG